ACCTGGCGTCATTATTTGAACAGCTTTACTAGCCTGCCTAGAGAACATCAAAGAAGCATGTGTTCCATGACAATGTGAGCAGCTCACCTTCCGTCGACAGTCTTTTGCTCGATGTCATTTTGTAGTACATCTGAAGCAGCAGCCAGTCGTCGACAGAAGACGCTTTTTTTCTGAGTCAGGAAGCGATGCGTCGCAGTCCAGCATTGAGTGTGGCTTCTGGCAGAAAAGGCAAGCCTCCTCTTTCGTAACAGCACTGTTATAGAGGACTGCAGCTGATGCTGTCGTCTGGTTCTCATGGCTGCCGGAAGTCTGCTGATCACTGGTACAAGTAACTCGTCGCTGGTAgctggtgagctttctgcactGGACCTCGATGCGTAGGTACTTGAGCAACTGTTGAAGTTCTTCCGAGCTCGGCGGGTCGTTCGCACTTGACCCTGCAAGTTGCCATCGTCGGTGATATTGCACCATTATGTCTTGTGGAATCGCTTTCATTAGTACCTCGCACATGGCAAAGTAGCAGGATTCCGAGACGCCGAGGCCTTTGAGCCCTCTTATGCTGACTTGAACATAGTAGTAAAGGCTTCTCAGGGCACTAGCATTCGCCGACGTAGTGACGGAACGTAGAGTGCAAAGATTTTCGAGATGCTTCTGCTCAACCATGCACACGTCTCCGAACCGCTCCTTAAGTATAGAAACGGCGTCCTCATAACTGTTGTCGGTTGTGAGTATGCCTACAATAGCCTTTGCTGCAGGGCCGTCGAGAAGAGATTGGAGGTAGTGAAACCGATCGATGTTATTGAGACGCGGGTTTTCGTGTACGGTGTGTCGAAAGAGGTCCCAAAATGATAGCCATTTCGTGGGGGGCCCATCGAATCTCACTAGGTCTAGCTTAGGAAGCCTTGCTCCTGTGCCGGCGGAAATATCTGACGAGGCTGCTTGACGTGGCAGAGAAGGGTCAGTTGGCAACTCACTGTTGTACCTGGCTGGCCGTAATGTTCGGAGAGCCAGCTCCTGTATGTGATGTTTAAGAAGGCCAACGCTCCCTGCAGTTCGGTCCTCGTACTCTAGCACCGAGTCCATGTCCACCAGCATCTAGTCATTCGTCATGTGGGCGTGCAGTGCTTCGTTAGCCTTGGTGAGCTCATCGGTGCTTTTCTCTAGGCACTGAAGAATGCTGCAGAACCCCACTGCAAGTCGAATTCATTGGAGGCTAGATCAATGGCATTGATTATCCTGAAGCTGTGCTGCCGTCTGGCTGCTCTCGTGTTTCGCAGGCGTTCCATGGTCCTCCTTGAAACCGGGTcgggtttcggcaccaatgtAAAATCCGAAGGCTTATTTCGTAGAAAACCGGCTTCAAAGGACTAATACGCCTGGAGATGAAGAGCAGAGCATCTCGACGTCCGTTTATTGTAGCGCAGATCCAAGAATCACCTTACGTGCCACGCGCCATCCTTCGTCCTTCTCTTTTTCTCCTGCACCCTATGTCCACTGTTTTTAACAGCTGGTCGGCAAGAAAGTTCCGCCAGCGGCATCTTTCTGCGTAGTAGAGCTGTGTGCCTGCATTCCTTCGACATAAATTTCTAAATTGCTATGTTCTAAAGCCACAGCTTATGAAAGAAGGGGGTcgcggaagggtcactgctcatagtgtggaaatttgctcgTCGTAGTTGGATGGATGGAGAAACTTCATTTAGAGTACTAAGACACGCGAATAGCACGCAGTGGGCTTTCcccacgtagatggcagccataaaaaaatcTGATATTTTTCAAAAGCGAATGTTTTGAATGTACACGgtgactggcactttgagaaatatttgcatggcatggatgtAAACTTATTCAATTTCCATCGCGGCATGTGCGATGCAGTTTTAAACGAGAAGCAGCATTGccggcagcatggttttgagctgctgtgcgcgacgtcaccgataagattctcactcattgcgCAAAAGTCTGATcgaagatgaatgaaaaaaaaaaacacttcttgtCGTGCGTTAGGCTGAGgggttaacatatcctcgtgaaaattaaagtgaaattctgccgctgcatttctcaataacccagtgaaaatttatgtgatgtaaaacccgacaACTTAATAATATAGAATATTGtctggcacagttaccttgcttCATTTGACACgtataacgtgttttcgtacctatattgcttctttaggcctgatacacaaaATTCTAATGCGCAATCACTTAAGGATCGAGCCtaaagtacaaagtagataagaaaaGAAAATCTGTGCTGTTTTCAATAACACATATCAGGTATCCGATAATATgagttatagccgtggtgaagcgTATATGCAGATTCGCCAATGCTACAACATGCTTACAGCTCATTCGTAGTCGTACATATTACGCAGAGATCATGCACTTCTATTTTTCTGCACGCTGCGCATACACTGacatgtacccactcgcagatgatcaTGTCAAAtgtatttttaccttgactaaaatgtcagatcgtaaagttccaTCGACAAACGGTTACTGCGACCGGCCCACGatgaataccagtgttttcgcaaacaggacgcatcacgttattgacactgcacacactacgcacaatattcccagtttcaccgCCCATAAAGGTGAATCAATATTctcgatgcctttcaacgcacactacacgccacagtcaccactgcacatttttgaagacgatgccgctgttcctcgcacaggccatcgcgtgtgttcacttctccaaGATAAAGAGCCAGCCAGggtggcaaatatttcatcacgcactttactgcacacctagatgttctctgacacataccacagTTAATGTTGCCACTTtgagatgaagattaagctttcaaaaataaaaaaaatttgcccCAAGCACCGAGCGACTGCGCTCCTATCAGCCACTGGCGGGAGCATTTTGCCAACCGCCACCTTGCATGTGCACCGGTgatgtcacgctgtgacgtaccttgGTAGAGGTCTATTTCAAGCTTGATTTTTTGTTTTAAAGTGCGCCTATTATCCGAGTAATACCTTGTTAAACGTCGTCGCTATGGTATTCCGCCAGGGAAGGCTGTACGAAGGTCCAACGAAAGTGAAAATCAGCCGTTGCGGACTGGGCGATTTAGCCTGGCTGATTGGAAAAAAATCAcgccatatccacggaatgaatgatgataagtgggcaaAGCTCGAGAGGGGGAGATTATCGGTAAACCGTAACTGTCCCGTGAAAAGTTGGGCAATTAATTACATTCATTAGAATGACGTAAGACTGTGCATATATtatacaaatcaacttttattttgttcttgtttgtttgttgctttgtttcttcgtttgttgttttcatttcttcattGTTATGACAGCTGAATTGCAAGGTTCCTTCATTATTACGTCTTTATAATCCGTGAACTGAAGCGAGAGAGGTTCTTGTACTGGCTGCAGTAGGAAGTTCGCAAACACTAAGTCTGTGCACATCCCTTGGATCGTGGTAGGTTGCGTATGGACACATCTTAGTGCGTTTTAGAGAAGCATGTGCTGCACGGTGCAGTCATTGGCAATAAGGTCCACCcatctgtcactcacactagtgtcacctgctgagtgagtcatacaactatgGTTATGAACCGGTCACAAGAAGATATGCATGGACAGACAGGTGGAGCTTCAACCCTACAGAGGGGTTAAAGCGGATGCAGCTGCCGACGCAGCATAAGAAAGTGGGTGTCGGTGAGATCTGTTGCCGAGGCGTATTGTCCTTTTGGCGAATGCGGAAAGTGAACTGTTTCTACTGCCTCACTTGCTAATCGTGCTCATTTGTCTCATACAAAACGCCCACTTCTAAAGCGAGAAAGCATGCATTGAGTGGCATTAACGACTTCCGGTCAAGAAGTCACTAAGGGGAGCTGCATAAAAAAGGAAGGGAGTGGTGGGGGGAAGCGGCATCCACTTAGAAACAACTTTCCCCAAGAGTCAGCAAAACAATACTACAACACAGTGAGTGGAATGCAAAAGGTAGCACACAAgaaagggtgaaaaacactgtaggTATACGATCACCCAAAAACACAGGCTCGCACATGCATCTTTGCTGCGTGTATTGCCGGCTTGATGTTAGGGTCGTTTATTTGCGCTTCAAGGCTCATAAAACAGGAACAGCACCCGGATGTTCGTTTATTCCATGTTCAACGGTGTTGAACTTGTATATTAGGTATGATTTACGCTGTTCGCATTCTCTCTGCGAGCGAAAATTTCTTTGAATTAGTGTTGTTTTAATGGAATCAAAGCTGTGCCCTTTTGACTTGGTATCTTTGGAAATGGGAAGGTTCGGTTCTGTCTTCACATGCCAGGGGTAGTTGTTGAATCTGATTCGAAAAGGGGCATCAGTTTGTCCAGTGCATTGTTTTCAATACATTCCTAGGTAGGCAATGTTTGGGGAGTCGCAGTAAAGGTCACCATGTATGATGTGTGTAAAATTACTTATGCGTACTTGCAGCCGTCGTGGTTGTTTGCACGAGGTTGCGCACCTGAAATCTGCTTTTCCTGCAGGTATGGCAACTGACTTGTTCTATTCTGTTCGTCTTAGAGTGTACGATGTAGTCCCTAACATATTCCGGGCGCTTGTATACCACCCATGGCAAAATAGTGAAGAGCTTTTTAGGCGGTTGTTTTGTTCTATGACATGGAAATGTTTTTTTAGGATCTTGTTAACATTTGGCATGTTACTGGTGAATGTGAGAATGAGGTTGCTCCATTCCTCTTTACTCTCTTTGCTCTTATGTTCTGTGTTCTGGTCATTGAAGAGCCACAGCCAACATGAAaatcgcaaaaaacaaaaaagaaagaatcgCAAAAAATTAATATCGGCTCACTGCGCTACTGCTAAACAATTAAGTGAAATTTTCTTTATTATGACAGGAACTACATGAACACTCAATGACTTTTTGCCATCGCCGCCATATTCCACATAAACTACAAGTTAGCAACATTCTCCGCGCGCAAAATTGCGCAAGCTAGGGTGATGAGCACTGCTCAAGCAGAGATTAAACGAGGCGGCCGATATCAGTCGCTCGGAGGGCGCACGCGATAGCATCCCACCGTGTGTTATAGACCTGCCGTCaaatgctcaagcagagaggaaagaTGCCGTccatcttgaacgagcatgaaaagatGCGGGGGAAAGGAGGGGGGTCGctcgagcagcagcggtgcacGTGCTATTGGCAAGCATCAGCGTACGGCTCGTAAACCGTTCTATGTGGTGCACTTTCGACAAGAAGAGATTGTGCGATAAGAGcatttctccctggagcggccgtactTCTTATTTTACACCAGCGTTTCGAAGAGTTTTGCAATGTCAtatccaaaagagttagctgtcagctgcagccttcgtacTATCGCGAGGTCGTGATGTTGACAAAGGCAGCAGCTGCTGTTTTCATGACTGAACTTATTTGGGCGAAGTTGTGTCCGGAAAACAAAACGTCACTATACAAGCAATACACGCTGTAGGATGACAGAAGCAAACATAGAGCGTCGGCCGTGGACAGTCTGCGAAGCAGCAAAATGTGTTAACAATTAGACAATAATGCATGTGCAATCGAAGTtcccagcgttatcgctagcggctgaGTAAGTTGCAGGACAAACTCTAATATACGCGTTGTGCGTGTAATCTCATTGGAAGGTTTTAAGACTATCTAGATTGTTCTCAGCCATTCGAGTGCGGTTCGCGCAAAGGCAGTTTACTTGGGTAATGGTGAGATAACAAAAACAGAAGTAAAGGAGGGTGTGCGGCAAGTGCTCTTGCAGTAATCGCTTCACTGGTGAaactgatttttatttttatttttttcagtttatatggtTCCGctaacagcttcgctgttaaaacaTATACAGAGTTGCAAAACTAGGTATGCACACAAATGTCAACCTAACAAGATTCATGCATGAACCGAAATACGACGTGAGCGAACCAATTTGTTATGAACGTGATTGTGTCCTTTGTGTACCCAACGCGTGTAGCTCGCTCGATGATAAGACTCGACTAAATTCAGCGTTACACACGCAAATTGCCGTTTAGGCGCAGCTTGGCACGAatggcgcagcacttccaccactggttgtagtgaaatcgaaaaaaatatagctgatctgagcaaGCAAAACAAGTGAATGCTTactctcaaaattcaaaaagtgtccgctgcttcctattcttttccAGCAGTGTCACGACGtaattctcacccatgcatagagaggccatggtgaaaagcacgctgaaacaacgcctaaaaccaccttcgtgaacgaaccaaacggAGTCATTACTAGCAGCTGTCTAAGTGTATCCGACAACGCCGACATGGAGGCTGTgtatcgtggagcggtgacttttgccttattctgTGCCGTTTGTATCATTCATCACTTTCAACTAGCTGATTTTGTTAATGTGGACGAGCAGCCGccctgattagttaccacactagCCAAGCGCGAACATATAAGCATAAACATCaaaatcggaaaaggcatcgttccgcggTTGTACCCAGAAGCTGCGTGAAGGAAACATAGGTGTTCTGAGGGGAACCGAGAACTACAGGGTattagaatatggggtagtgtgctCAAGCACCCTCTCTCgccatgcatcgcgtgaagcggtgcacgtggacaaaaagctggttcTCAAGGCGGCGCTGCCGTAGTATGGGCTGGCAGGATTGTCAGCTCCGCGCCGCCCTGCCAGCTCTGCCTTCTCGGGTGCTGTTCAGTGACCCGTTGCTTGTGTTCGGGCCCACttaacgaaagtttttctggcaatgtttttgctggccaCGCGACAGTGAAGTGATGCCGAGTCATCAGCGGCAATGACTTTGCACCTAGGTGTGACACAGAGTATACGTTTTGGAAAAAAGGTGAGCAACCGTCGCTTTTCGCTGCACCCAAGACGAAGCACGGAGGAAGGTTCTGGAACAGAATTTACATCGAAAGAATGGGACCTTGAACGAAAGTTGCCCTGTGTGTGAGCTACACTTCGAGTCTTCATGTGTTCTTAGAGACTACGTGTACGTTATAAACGGCAAAGAAGTTCGCGTACCCcgtaggagaccagagctaaCGCCGGCCGATGTTACTGCCTAACGCTCCAAGCTACTTATCGAAGAAAGTGCCACATCCAAGACCTCCGAGAAAGCGGAAGAACTCTGCGGTCGAATCTACAatctccaagaaaactgcagcaccctgTGTTGACGGTGAGGTCACTGATTCAggttcatcgatggaccttcctGCTGACTACGAACCCGAGGTGGCGAACATTACAGGGACTGCAGCTTCGCTAGAATGCTAACTCAGGCTTTGTTCACCTTGAATTCATATGAGCTCGATCGCACCGGATCTCGTGTCATAGTGAGCGGTAATTTACGTGCTGTCACGATTTCATTTTTTCGTGAAGGGTATCAACCAGTCTCGAGaagcaaagcgaaaaaaaaaaaagctgcacgcgAAAATTGGTCGGTGTTCAAGGGTGCCACCgtgatgaagtgatcgtgaaATGATAATTCCACGGAATGGCAACGAATTTAATCGGTGTTACTGCTCACTGCAGTATGTGCGCTCGTAAATAAAGGGTTTCTTCTTACAGTCTGACAGTGGTGCCAAGTGATGTTTCCTTTTGATAATACAGTGCAATATCCCGGCCATAGCAGCAGTATTTCGGCGAACGCGTAATCGTTTAAAGACCCAATATTGTCAAAATTATTCCCAAGTCTTCAGGTACGACGTGCCTCTCAATCAAACGGCAGTTTTGTCACCTTAGCAACATAATTAAaattgcatgatgcaactatcgACAAAAACGGTGCCGCATGCGTAACGAATAAGGAAGCCGAAGCTGTCGCAGTGTGCAGACTACAACTCGATATAGCAGTAATATATCAAGAAACTTTAGGGTTCATAGAATCTCCTTCGATACCTcaattttcttaattttttttttattttcccctACCGAGCTTTAAAAACTGCAGGCAGTTTCCCTAGGGATGGCTGCTTCGCCGTCGTTTGTTAATATTTGCATTTGGACCGTGTGTTGCAGTTTTGACATTTCGTTTTTCTTTAATGAAGCACGAACAAACCCATTAGAAGGCTTTTTGCGGACGTGTCAGCAATTAAACACAAGACTATAAGCGCGACGTATGCAAGCGCatatcacgggatcgaatgccggccacCGCGGCTGCTTGTTTGGCGGAGGCGCAAATACTGAGGTGCGTGTACCTAAATTTAGGTCCACgtcagtggcgtaactagataggacggcgcccagggcaaatatatttccgcgcccctcattatgcccgtgataatgtttgttattattattattattattattattattattattattattattattattattattattcttgctGTTGTACTACAGTGTACTATAGCCGCCTTGTACGTCCATGCATCACACAACACACCAGAAGTCCACAATGGTAGCAAAAAAAGTTTAACAAAAAATGGACCTTGGTGGTCACTTCTTGTCATCTCGCTT
The nucleotide sequence above comes from Rhipicephalus microplus isolate Deutch F79 chromosome 2, USDA_Rmic, whole genome shotgun sequence. Encoded proteins:
- the LOC142793265 gene encoding uncharacterized protein LOC142793265, which translates into the protein MLVDMDSVLEYEDRTAGSVGLLKHHIQELALRTLRPARYNSELPTDPSLPRQAASSDISAGTGARLPKLDLVRFDGPPTKWLSFWDLFRHTVHENPRLNNIDRFHYLQSLLDGPAAKAIVGILTTDNSYEDAVSILKERFGDVCMVEQKHLENLCTLRSVTTSANASALRSLYYYVQVSIRGLKGLGVSESCYFAMCEVLMKAIPQDIMVQYHRRWQLAGSSANDPPSSEELQQLLKYLRIEVQCRKLTSYQRRVTCTSDQQTSGSHENQTTASAAVLYNSAVTKEEACLFCQKPHSMLDCDASLPDSEKKRLLSTTGCCFRCTTK